A genome region from Bradyrhizobium sp. WSM1417 includes the following:
- a CDS encoding outer membrane protein, protein MRTILLGAVALLALAAPAAAADMQARTYTKAPAYTPPQVIYNWTGFYIGGHVGGAFAGDSSFQSSDARFLGGVQGGFDYQFAPNWVMGVEAQYSWLPTNNNGGATFPLGTQVTSNTDQLGSVTGRIGYTWGPALLYAKGGYAWRNGGLGVNIAGVPQPFTATGNSKDGYTVGAGLEYMFAPNWSAKAEYQYYNFGSTTITSGPADVVGVRGREDEHTVKVGVNYRFGWGGPAASRY, encoded by the coding sequence ATGAGAACGATTTTGCTGGGTGCGGTTGCCCTGCTTGCGCTGGCCGCGCCCGCTGCCGCAGCCGACATGCAGGCGCGGACCTACACCAAGGCTCCGGCCTACACGCCGCCGCAGGTGATCTACAACTGGACCGGCTTCTACATCGGCGGCCATGTCGGCGGCGCCTTTGCCGGCGACAGCAGCTTCCAGTCGAGCGATGCGCGCTTCCTCGGCGGTGTCCAGGGCGGCTTCGACTACCAGTTCGCGCCCAATTGGGTCATGGGTGTCGAGGCGCAGTATTCCTGGCTGCCGACCAACAACAACGGCGGTGCCACGTTCCCGCTGGGCACGCAGGTGACCTCCAATACCGATCAGCTCGGCTCGGTGACCGGTCGCATCGGCTACACCTGGGGTCCGGCGCTGCTTTACGCCAAGGGCGGTTATGCCTGGCGTAATGGCGGCCTTGGCGTCAATATCGCCGGCGTCCCGCAGCCCTTCACCGCGACCGGCAACAGCAAGGACGGCTATACCGTTGGCGCTGGCCTGGAATACATGTTCGCACCGAACTGGTCGGCCAAGGCCGAGTACCAGTACTATAATTTCGGCAGCACGACGATCACCTCCGGTCCGGCTGACGTCGTCGGCGTCCGCGGCCGGGAGGACGAGCATACCGTCAAGGTCGGCGTGAACTA
- a CDS encoding His-rich protein BRANT, with product MLKLISAALLAASVIAAPAFAAEVGKTTTTTPVIKADQAQTKVSTTAAKPDAGLKADAKVDAKSKAMNANAAVTPDAHKTVRTHRHHHKHLSAKKSLTTQPDVTKPATMEKRS from the coding sequence ATGTTGAAGCTCATTTCCGCAGCCTTGCTTGCAGCTTCCGTGATCGCAGCCCCGGCCTTCGCAGCCGAGGTCGGCAAGACCACCACGACCACGCCGGTGATCAAGGCGGACCAGGCCCAGACCAAGGTGTCCACCACCGCCGCGAAACCCGACGCCGGCCTCAAGGCCGACGCCAAGGTGGATGCCAAGTCGAAGGCGATGAACGCCAACGCCGCGGTCACACCGGACGCGCACAAGACCGTGCGCACGCATCGCCACCACCACAAGCATCTGTCCGCGAAGAAGTCGCTGACGACGCAGCCGGACGTGACCAAGCCGGCGACGATGGAGAAGCGCAGCTAA
- a CDS encoding lipopolysaccharide assembly protein LapB — translation MRKLSTLLVPGLVAMTLAAGPALTSAYAAGGDTPSSPPASDTSTKKGKKKSSSINDPKFLAAYRTAYTTIYDNHDYNGAIGQLKSLKRDDVADVANLIGYSYRKLGDYQSSKVYYELALKDDPNHVRTWQYYGLWQLEQGNREQAQYHLNKLASLAGTDSSEYRSLAAALDKPTGATLVY, via the coding sequence ATGCGAAAACTCTCAACGCTTCTTGTGCCGGGACTTGTCGCCATGACATTGGCGGCCGGGCCGGCTCTGACCAGCGCCTATGCCGCAGGTGGCGACACCCCCTCGTCGCCGCCGGCCTCGGACACCTCGACCAAGAAGGGCAAGAAGAAGAGCTCCTCCATCAACGATCCCAAATTCCTTGCTGCCTATCGCACCGCCTACACCACGATCTACGACAATCACGACTACAACGGTGCGATCGGCCAGCTGAAGTCGCTCAAGCGCGACGACGTCGCCGACGTCGCCAATCTGATCGGCTACTCCTATCGCAAGCTCGGCGACTACCAGTCGTCGAAAGTTTATTACGAGCTGGCGCTGAAGGACGATCCGAACCACGTCCGCACCTGGCAGTATTATGGCCTCTGGCAGCTCGAGCAGGGCAACCGCGAGCAGGCGCAGTATCACCTCAACAAGCTCGCCTCGCTCGCCGGCACCGACAGCTCCGAATATCGTTCGCTCGCCGCCGCGCTCGACAAGCCGACCGGAGCGACTCTCGTCTATTAA
- a CDS encoding serine hydrolase: protein MDNWLRSAIDYIGSWIEFQHTTIQQPGVVIAFAHRGEIVAEHAFGLANLDTGEKLTPRHRFRIASHSKSFTAAGIMKLREQRKLRLDDPIGQYVAGLHPRVAETTIAQVLSHSAGLTRDGADSGQFIDSRPYLDASELLAELKLPTVIEPGTRFKYSNHGFGLLGLVIEAVTKEPYRAWMKREIIEPTGLRETEPDAPLPKGAPFARGHTRRVPYGERCVIPGDNPTHAMASATGFAATAADTARFFAQLAPNAKKSVLSAASRREMTRHHWRIPQSFEGYYGLGINAGKLDGWDWFGHGGHFQGYISRTCSIPACELAISIISNSIDGAAPFWMDGAMQILRVFQTRGAPDRRVRDWTGRWWTIWGATDLVPAGNRVLVANPQLNNPFMDAGEIEVTGRDTGKLAWAAGHSSHGEPVRRVRNKRGKVSDVWIAGANIKPAAVVAREIARRYKPRKRRSTPE, encoded by the coding sequence ATGGACAATTGGCTGCGATCCGCAATCGACTACATCGGCTCCTGGATCGAATTCCAGCACACCACAATCCAGCAGCCGGGCGTCGTCATCGCGTTCGCCCATCGCGGCGAAATCGTTGCCGAGCATGCGTTCGGCCTCGCCAATCTCGACACCGGCGAGAAGCTCACCCCGCGCCACCGCTTCCGCATCGCCTCGCACTCGAAGAGCTTTACCGCGGCCGGCATCATGAAGCTGCGCGAGCAGCGCAAGCTCCGGCTCGACGATCCCATTGGCCAATATGTCGCCGGCCTGCATCCGCGCGTCGCCGAAACGACGATCGCGCAAGTGCTGTCGCACAGCGCAGGACTGACGCGCGACGGCGCCGATTCCGGCCAGTTCATCGACAGCCGTCCCTATCTCGACGCGAGCGAGCTGCTCGCGGAATTGAAGCTGCCGACCGTAATCGAGCCGGGCACACGCTTCAAATATTCCAATCACGGTTTTGGCTTGCTCGGTCTCGTCATCGAGGCCGTGACCAAGGAGCCTTACCGCGCCTGGATGAAGCGCGAGATCATCGAACCCACGGGCCTGCGCGAGACCGAGCCGGACGCGCCGCTTCCCAAAGGTGCGCCGTTCGCGCGCGGCCACACACGAAGGGTGCCGTACGGGGAGCGATGCGTGATCCCCGGCGACAATCCCACCCACGCGATGGCCTCCGCCACGGGCTTCGCCGCCACCGCCGCCGACACGGCGCGCTTCTTCGCGCAGCTCGCGCCCAATGCGAAAAAGAGCGTGCTATCGGCCGCAAGTCGCCGCGAAATGACGCGGCATCATTGGCGCATCCCGCAGAGTTTCGAGGGCTATTACGGCTTGGGTATCAACGCCGGCAAGCTCGACGGTTGGGACTGGTTCGGCCATGGCGGCCACTTCCAGGGCTACATCTCCCGGACCTGCTCCATCCCCGCCTGCGAGCTCGCGATCAGCATCATCAGCAACTCCATCGACGGCGCGGCGCCGTTCTGGATGGACGGCGCGATGCAGATCCTGCGCGTCTTCCAGACCCGTGGAGCACCCGACCGCCGCGTGCGCGACTGGACCGGGCGCTGGTGGACGATCTGGGGCGCGACCGATCTGGTGCCCGCGGGCAACCGCGTGCTGGTCGCCAATCCCCAGTTGAACAACCCGTTCATGGATGCCGGCGAGATCGAGGTCACCGGCCGTGACACCGGCAAGCTCGCCTGGGCCGCCGGCCATTCCAGCCACGGCGAGCCGGTGCGCCGCGTCCGCAACAAGCGCGGCAAGGTCAGCGACGTCTGGATCGCGGGCGCCAATATCAAGCCTGCGGCCGTCGTGGCCCGCGAGATCGCGCGGAGATACAAGCCGCGCAAGCGACGGTCTACTCCCGAATGA
- a CDS encoding S10 family peptidase, translating to MATNMPALRRATLVLAVSAFALAGLARADDPPQPRAEAVAAAGQKGGRGGAQSASQNSSSAAEPHRLPSDSTTKQTLDLPGRTLNFAATAGSIRVFDGKGEPVADIAYTSYELDGADRATRPVTFLFNGGPGASSAWLQFGAAGPWRLPLDGEALSPSASPEVKPNAETWLDFTDLVFIDPVSTGYSRFVATGDDARKSFYSVDGDVNSIALVIRRWLEKHDRLTSPKYVAGESYGGIRGPKVVRQLQLQHGVGVRGLILVSPLLDFREFTGTSLLQYVATLPSYVAAAREAKGPVKRADLADVEAYARGEFLADLVKGEADKEATNRLADKVAELTGIDQAVSRRLAGRFDVGEFRREFDRKNGKVTGRYDGSVRGFDPYPDSSSSRFGDPSGDALQAPLTSAAVDLLTHKLNWRPDGSYEVLNGAIEGHWDFGRGINPPQSVSELRQILATDAKLNVLVAHGLFDLATPYFGSKRVLDQLPAFATQRVKFVVYPGGHMFYSRDGSRQALRSEVETLIRE from the coding sequence ATGGCCACGAATATGCCGGCGCTCCGCCGCGCGACCCTGGTGCTGGCGGTGTCGGCATTCGCGCTCGCAGGATTGGCGCGCGCCGACGATCCGCCGCAGCCACGCGCCGAGGCGGTGGCAGCAGCCGGACAGAAGGGCGGTCGCGGCGGCGCACAAAGCGCGTCGCAGAATTCATCGTCAGCCGCCGAGCCGCACCGTCTTCCGTCGGATTCGACCACGAAGCAGACGCTCGATCTTCCCGGCCGCACCCTCAATTTCGCAGCGACCGCCGGATCGATCCGCGTGTTCGACGGCAAGGGCGAGCCGGTGGCCGACATCGCCTATACATCCTATGAGCTCGATGGCGCCGACCGGGCGACGCGCCCCGTGACGTTCTTGTTCAATGGCGGGCCCGGTGCGTCCTCGGCATGGCTTCAGTTCGGCGCGGCCGGGCCGTGGCGGCTGCCGCTCGATGGCGAAGCGCTGTCGCCGTCCGCCTCGCCTGAGGTGAAGCCGAATGCGGAGACCTGGCTCGATTTCACCGATCTCGTCTTCATCGATCCCGTCAGCACCGGCTACAGCCGCTTCGTCGCGACCGGCGATGACGCGCGCAAATCGTTCTACTCCGTCGACGGCGACGTCAATTCGATCGCGTTGGTGATCCGCCGCTGGCTCGAGAAGCACGACCGGCTGACCTCGCCAAAATACGTCGCCGGCGAAAGCTATGGCGGCATTCGCGGGCCGAAGGTGGTGCGCCAGTTGCAGCTCCAGCACGGCGTCGGCGTCAGGGGATTGATCCTGGTGTCGCCGCTCCTCGACTTTCGCGAGTTCACCGGCACCAGCCTCCTGCAATATGTCGCGACGCTGCCGAGCTATGTCGCGGCGGCGCGTGAGGCGAAAGGCCCGGTCAAGCGCGCCGATCTCGCCGACGTCGAGGCTTACGCGCGCGGCGAATTCCTGGCCGATCTCGTCAAGGGCGAGGCGGACAAGGAGGCCACCAATCGTCTTGCCGACAAGGTCGCCGAGCTCACCGGCATCGACCAGGCGGTGAGCCGCCGGCTTGCCGGCCGCTTCGACGTCGGCGAATTCCGCCGCGAATTCGACCGCAAGAACGGCAAGGTGACGGGGCGCTACGATGGCTCGGTACGCGGCTTCGATCCCTATCCGGATTCGAGCAGCTCGCGGTTCGGTGATCCCTCCGGCGATGCGCTGCAAGCGCCGCTGACGAGTGCTGCGGTTGACCTGTTGACACACAAGCTCAACTGGCGGCCAGACGGCTCCTACGAGGTGTTGAACGGCGCCATCGAAGGCCACTGGGATTTCGGCCGCGGCATCAACCCGCCGCAGTCGGTCTCCGAGCTGCGCCAGATCCTCGCCACGGATGCGAAGCTGAACGTGCTGGTCGCGCACGGCCTGTTCGATCTCGCCACGCCCTATTTCGGATCGAAGCGGGTGCTCGACCAGTTGCCAGCCTTCGCAACACAGCGGGTCAAGTTCGTGGTCTATCCCGGCGGCCACATGTTCTATTCGCGCGACGGCTCGCGCCAGGCCCTTCGGAGCGAGGTCGAGACTCTCATTCGGGAGTAG
- a CDS encoding NAD kinase — translation MTKPARYDRIAFVASPSSEAQAAFGQLTRDFGNCDPKDADIVVALGGDGLMLQTLHQHMHTGKPIYGMHRGTVGFLMNEYSTVDLRARLEAAQESEIHPLLMRATDANDRVHLHHAINEVALFRQTYQAARLRILIDERERMSELIADGIMVATPAGSTAYNLSAQGPILPINAALLALTPISAFRPRRWRGALLPNTAYVVIEVLEGDKRPVAAVADHDEVRDVRRVEVLSDRTISMRMLFDPGHSLEERILREQFGS, via the coding sequence ATGACCAAGCCAGCGCGATACGACCGGATCGCCTTCGTCGCCAGCCCGAGCAGCGAGGCGCAAGCCGCCTTTGGCCAGCTCACCAGGGACTTCGGCAATTGCGATCCGAAGGACGCCGACATCGTGGTCGCGCTCGGCGGCGACGGGCTCATGCTCCAGACGCTGCATCAGCACATGCATACGGGCAAGCCGATCTACGGCATGCACCGAGGCACCGTCGGCTTCCTGATGAACGAGTACTCGACGGTCGATCTTCGGGCCCGTCTCGAGGCCGCGCAGGAATCCGAGATCCACCCGCTCCTGATGCGCGCGACCGACGCCAACGACCGCGTCCACCTGCATCACGCCATCAACGAGGTCGCCCTGTTCCGGCAGACCTACCAGGCCGCGCGCCTGCGGATCCTGATCGACGAGCGCGAGCGCATGTCCGAGCTGATCGCCGACGGCATCATGGTGGCAACGCCGGCCGGCTCGACCGCCTACAATCTGTCCGCCCAGGGGCCGATCCTGCCGATCAACGCCGCGCTCCTCGCGCTGACGCCGATCAGCGCCTTCCGCCCACGACGCTGGCGCGGCGCGCTGCTACCGAACACGGCTTATGTCGTGATCGAGGTGCTGGAGGGCGACAAGCGTCCCGTGGCGGCGGTCGCCGACCATGACGAGGTGCGCGACGTCCGCCGCGTCGAGGTGCTGTCCGACAGGACCATCTCGATGCGCATGCTGTTCGATCCCGGTCACAGCCTGGAAGAGCGCATTCTGCGCGAGCAGTTCGGCTCCTGA
- a CDS encoding response regulator — protein MFRIDFNKLRFLVCDDNPHMRRILRTLLHSFGAREVYEAEDGATALEMYSHYVPDIVITDWAMPIFDGLELAQMIRQPESKGNPYAPIIMLTGHSEKRRVTVARDAGVTEFLAKPISAKGLYQRILNVVASPRPFIKTKTYFGPDRRRNINSAYMGPERRVGEKHEVLQQPSLLDKARSSI, from the coding sequence ATGTTCCGCATCGATTTCAACAAGCTGCGTTTCCTCGTCTGCGACGACAATCCGCACATGCGCCGCATCCTGCGAACGCTGCTGCATTCCTTTGGCGCGCGTGAAGTCTACGAGGCCGAGGACGGCGCCACGGCGCTGGAAATGTACAGCCATTACGTGCCCGACATCGTCATCACCGACTGGGCGATGCCGATCTTCGATGGGCTCGAGCTGGCGCAGATGATCCGCCAGCCGGAATCCAAGGGCAATCCTTACGCGCCGATCATCATGCTGACCGGCCATTCCGAGAAGCGCCGCGTCACGGTGGCGCGCGACGCCGGCGTCACCGAATTCCTGGCCAAGCCGATCTCGGCCAAAGGGCTCTACCAGCGCATCCTCAACGTGGTCGCCAGTCCCCGCCCCTTCATCAAGACCAAGACCTATTTCGGCCCGGACCGGCGCCGCAACATCAACTCCGCCTATATGGGCCCCGAGCGTCGCGTCGGCGAAAAGCACGAGGTGCTGCAACAGCCCTCGCTGCTCGACAAGGCCCGCTCCTCCATCTAG
- a CDS encoding Hpt domain-containing protein has protein sequence MAKNSARDIEITAFATHQIITQPNPLRSVLRRVEDKDMDDPVGRAEQALAGLAGEFKDWMATEINRLSAAYVAIRHDGFTKDRRDELFRAAHDIKGDAATFGYPAAAGVAESLCRVIEHAPDLEKVPAELFTHHINAILAIVHENTKLDSISVSAELSRRLRKVADDYLADANRDRPEHLEVILAPSIAPAG, from the coding sequence ATGGCGAAGAACAGCGCAAGAGACATCGAGATCACGGCCTTCGCCACGCATCAAATCATCACGCAGCCCAACCCACTGCGGTCGGTCCTACGCCGCGTCGAAGACAAGGACATGGACGATCCGGTCGGCCGCGCCGAACAGGCGCTCGCGGGCCTCGCCGGCGAGTTCAAGGACTGGATGGCGACCGAGATCAACCGGCTGTCGGCCGCCTACGTCGCCATCCGGCACGACGGCTTCACCAAGGACAGGCGCGACGAGTTGTTTCGAGCCGCGCACGACATCAAGGGTGATGCTGCAACCTTCGGCTATCCGGCGGCAGCGGGCGTAGCGGAGAGCCTGTGCCGCGTCATCGAGCACGCGCCCGATCTCGAGAAGGTTCCGGCCGAGCTGTTCACGCACCACATCAATGCCATCCTCGCCATCGTGCACGAGAACACCAAACTCGACAGCATCAGCGTCTCCGCCGAGTTGAGCCGACGCCTGCGCAAGGTCGCCGACGACTATCTTGCCGACGCCAACCGCGACCGCCCCGAGCATCTCGAGGTCATCCTGGCGCCGAGCATCGCGCCGGCGGGGTAG
- a CDS encoding DUF2336 domain-containing protein has protein sequence MIVRQFINWIRTAPAGERAEATRALARAWLISDLSHDDRIAAEGALLMLLDDPSPLVRQAMAEAFARSSEAPASIVRALSADQPTVALPVLEHSPLLIDADLVDIVATGNDEVQCAVARRIALPVSVCAAIAEVGCAAAALELIENSHAELAPFSWDRIVERHGHLAAIREAMLVLEDLPSATRAALVAKLSETLAQFVVARNWLTADRAERIATEARDRSTMNIAARSRGEDMEGLVRHLRITGQLTAGLILRALLSSNLDLFDAALAELAELPRTRVSALLHDRGGNSLQALLRRAGLPEATFAAFQVALDACHEQGFVDSDDNAARLRRRMVERVLTHCETDRGATEPLMVLLRRFATESAREEARLFCDELVAEEAVYPVYDDLIAA, from the coding sequence ATGATTGTTCGGCAGTTCATCAATTGGATCAGGACGGCGCCCGCTGGCGAGCGGGCCGAGGCGACGCGGGCGCTGGCCCGGGCCTGGCTGATCTCAGACCTTTCCCATGACGACCGTATTGCCGCTGAAGGCGCGCTTCTGATGCTGCTCGACGATCCCTCGCCGCTGGTGCGGCAGGCGATGGCCGAGGCGTTTGCGCGCAGTTCCGAGGCGCCGGCGTCGATCGTGCGGGCGCTGTCGGCGGACCAGCCGACCGTCGCGTTGCCCGTGCTCGAACATTCTCCGCTGCTGATCGACGCCGATCTGGTCGACATCGTCGCGACCGGCAACGACGAGGTGCAGTGCGCGGTCGCCCGCCGCATCGCGCTGCCGGTATCGGTCTGCGCCGCCATTGCCGAAGTCGGCTGTGCGGCCGCAGCGCTCGAGCTGATCGAAAATTCTCATGCCGAGCTTGCGCCATTCTCCTGGGATCGCATCGTCGAGCGTCACGGCCATCTCGCCGCGATCCGCGAGGCGATGCTGGTGCTGGAGGATCTGCCGTCCGCAACGCGCGCCGCGCTGGTGGCAAAACTCTCGGAGACGCTGGCTCAATTCGTCGTCGCCCGGAACTGGCTGACTGCTGATCGCGCCGAGCGCATCGCGACCGAGGCGCGCGACCGCTCCACCATGAACATCGCGGCGCGCTCGCGCGGCGAAGACATGGAAGGGCTTGTTCGGCACCTGCGCATCACCGGCCAGCTCACCGCGGGTCTCATTCTGCGCGCGCTGTTGTCGAGCAATCTGGACCTGTTCGATGCGGCGCTGGCCGAACTCGCCGAGCTGCCGCGGACGCGCGTATCCGCGCTGCTGCACGATCGCGGCGGCAACAGCCTGCAGGCGCTGCTCCGCCGCGCCGGGCTTCCCGAGGCGACGTTTGCGGCCTTCCAGGTCGCCCTCGATGCTTGCCACGAGCAAGGCTTCGTCGACAGCGACGACAATGCGGCGCGGCTGCGCCGCCGCATGGTCGAGCGCGTGCTCACCCATTGCGAGACCGACCGCGGCGCGACCGAGCCGCTGATGGTCCTGCTGCGCCGCTTCGCCACCGAATCCGCGCGCGAAGAGGCAAGGCTGTTCTGCGACGAGCTGGTCGCGGAGGAGGCGGTTTATCCGGTCTATGACGATCTGATCGCGGCCTAA
- a CDS encoding transglycosylase — MPAPLNAVRGGHFIMSVDNSSAPQTAVLDPSRARVAGAINQVSNRTGVSFQYMLTTAKMESDFDPTAGATTSSAHGLYQFIDQTWLGTVKEAGTQLGYGNYSDAITRTSSGTYTVDDPAIKRSIMKLRDDPEAASSMAAALTQSNSFKLTGLLGRRPSDSELYMAHFMGVGGAAKLIANAEDNPQAVGARLFPNAASANRSIFYAKDGRARSVSEVYSVLDARYASAANSKTTRSAMAMYGGTPSTTQVASANGVQPAAPLIDNAAYLQTFPNTRAVTPVGATAPMTVADNAPSTPVFRSIYQPGDTTQPVSTTVQKLWGNNASLTSVAPATTVAPVTTVAPATSAASATPDDRPPRPLDLFSDRSGTFSS, encoded by the coding sequence TTGCCGGCGCCACTCAACGCCGTGCGGGGCGGGCACTTCATCATGTCGGTCGACAATTCCAGTGCCCCACAGACGGCGGTTCTCGATCCGTCGCGGGCGCGCGTCGCCGGCGCAATCAATCAGGTCTCGAACCGGACCGGCGTCAGCTTCCAGTACATGCTGACCACCGCCAAGATGGAATCGGATTTCGATCCCACGGCCGGTGCCACCACATCGTCAGCGCATGGGCTCTACCAGTTCATCGACCAGACCTGGCTCGGCACGGTGAAGGAAGCGGGCACCCAGCTCGGTTATGGCAACTATTCCGACGCCATCACCAGAACGTCTTCGGGCACCTACACTGTCGATGATCCCGCGATAAAGCGCTCGATCATGAAGCTGCGTGACGATCCGGAGGCCGCCTCCAGCATGGCGGCTGCGCTGACGCAATCGAACAGCTTCAAGCTCACCGGCCTGCTCGGCCGCAGGCCATCCGACAGCGAACTCTATATGGCGCATTTCATGGGCGTCGGCGGGGCCGCGAAACTGATCGCCAATGCCGAGGACAATCCGCAAGCGGTCGGCGCGCGGTTGTTTCCCAACGCGGCGTCCGCCAATCGCTCGATCTTCTATGCCAAGGACGGCCGCGCGCGCAGCGTCTCCGAGGTCTATTCGGTGCTGGATGCACGCTACGCCAGTGCGGCAAATTCGAAAACCACCCGCAGCGCGATGGCGATGTACGGCGGCACGCCGTCGACCACGCAGGTCGCGAGCGCCAACGGCGTACAGCCTGCCGCGCCGCTGATCGACAATGCCGCGTATCTCCAGACCTTTCCGAACACGCGCGCGGTGACGCCGGTCGGCGCGACAGCGCCAATGACGGTCGCGGACAATGCACCGAGCACGCCGGTGTTTCGCTCGATCTATCAGCCCGGCGACACCACCCAGCCGGTCTCGACGACCGTGCAGAAATTGTGGGGCAACAATGCCTCGCTCACCTCGGTCGCACCCGCGACCACGGTCGCACCCGTGACCACGGTCGCACCCGCGACCTCGGCCGCATCGGCGACGCCCGATGACCGGCCGCCCCGGCCGCTTGATCTTTTCAGCGATCGCAGCGGCACGTTCTCAAGCTAA
- the hisI gene encoding phosphoribosyl-AMP cyclohydrolase has product MFAHSHETEEGLAFLPRFDAAGLVTVVATDIVTGDVLMVAHMNDEALRKTIATGEAWYFSRSRNALWRKGETSGQSQRVVEIRTDCDQDAVWIRVEQIGAACHTGRRSCFYRKVEAEDGGARLVFADADRLFDPDAVYKK; this is encoded by the coding sequence GTGTTTGCTCACTCCCATGAAACCGAGGAAGGTCTCGCCTTCCTTCCCAGATTCGACGCGGCCGGGCTCGTGACGGTCGTCGCCACCGACATTGTCACCGGCGACGTGCTGATGGTCGCGCACATGAATGACGAGGCGCTGCGCAAGACCATCGCGACCGGCGAGGCTTGGTACTTCAGCCGCTCGCGCAATGCCTTGTGGCGAAAAGGTGAGACCTCAGGTCAGAGCCAGCGTGTGGTCGAGATCCGCACCGATTGCGATCAGGACGCGGTCTGGATCCGGGTCGAGCAGATCGGCGCAGCGTGTCACACCGGCCGCCGATCCTGCTTCTACCGCAAGGTCGAAGCCGAAGACGGCGGCGCCAGGCTTGTCTTCGCCGATGCGGACAGGCTGTTCGATCCGGACGCGGTGTACAAGAAATAG
- the folE gene encoding GTP cyclohydrolase I FolE, with product MDATIKSIRPNKPSDRQPEGRPAELDPSEFLAAAVRADQPRPARAEAEQAVKTLLAYIGENTNREGLLDTPRRVVEAFDELYQGYHQCPAEVLDRTFGETAGYDDFVLVRDIEFTSQCEHHMMPFYGKAHIAYTPVERVVGLSKLARLTDIFARRLQTQEHMTAQIAAAIDEILKPRGVAVLIEAEHTCMSVRGVAKHGASTFTSRFTGMFRDNPAEQARFLSLVRGLQR from the coding sequence ATGGACGCTACCATCAAATCCATCCGCCCCAACAAGCCCTCCGACCGGCAGCCCGAGGGCCGTCCGGCGGAGCTTGATCCTTCCGAATTCCTTGCGGCTGCCGTCCGCGCCGACCAGCCGCGCCCCGCGCGCGCCGAGGCCGAGCAGGCGGTGAAGACGCTGCTCGCCTATATCGGCGAGAACACCAACCGCGAGGGCTTGCTCGACACGCCGCGCCGCGTGGTCGAGGCTTTCGACGAACTCTATCAGGGCTACCACCAGTGCCCGGCCGAGGTGCTCGATCGCACCTTCGGCGAGACCGCCGGCTATGATGATTTCGTGCTTGTTCGCGACATCGAGTTCACCTCGCAATGCGAGCATCACATGATGCCGTTCTACGGCAAGGCGCACATCGCCTACACGCCGGTCGAACGCGTGGTCGGATTGTCGAAGCTTGCGCGCCTCACCGACATCTTCGCCCGCCGGCTGCAGACCCAGGAGCACATGACCGCGCAGATCGCGGCGGCGATCGACGAGATCCTCAAGCCGCGCGGTGTTGCCGTGCTGATCGAGGCCGAGCATACCTGCATGTCGGTGCGCGGCGTCGCCAAGCATGGCGCCTCCACCTTCACCAGCCGCTTCACCGGCATGTTCCGCGACAATCCGGCGGAGCAGGCTCGTTTTCTGTCCCTGGTGCGAGGCCTGCAGCGCTGA
- a CDS encoding iron-sulfur cluster assembly scaffold protein, giving the protein MLNDIYNKRIIELAGNIPRLGRLSNPDATATAHSKLCGSTVKIDLKMEGDKVTDFAHDVKACALGQASSSIMASQIVGSTASELRELRETVRKMLKENGAPPEGKWAEIKFLEPVRDYKARHASTLLTFDAVVDAIGQIEAKAKQPAAAQG; this is encoded by the coding sequence ATGCTGAACGACATTTATAACAAGCGGATCATCGAACTGGCCGGGAATATTCCGCGGCTCGGACGGCTGTCGAATCCCGATGCCACCGCCACCGCCCACTCCAAGCTGTGCGGCTCGACCGTCAAGATCGACCTCAAGATGGAGGGCGACAAGGTCACCGACTTCGCCCATGACGTGAAGGCCTGCGCGCTGGGACAGGCTTCTTCATCCATCATGGCAAGTCAGATCGTCGGATCGACTGCGAGCGAACTCCGTGAGTTACGCGAAACTGTTCGCAAGATGCTGAAGGAGAACGGCGCGCCTCCTGAAGGCAAATGGGCAGAGATCAAGTTCCTCGAGCCGGTCCGCGACTACAAGGCGCGCCACGCCTCGACGCTCCTGACCTTCGATGCCGTGGTCGATGCCATTGGCCAGATTGAGGCGAAGGCGAAGCAGCCGGCTGCGGCGCAAGGCTGA